CCTCTCTTTATCTGTTATTATCTCACTTACTTTATATATAAATTACAAAAGTGCATTTATTGAAGAAAAAGATTTAATCGAAAAAGAGTATGTTCAAAGAAATAGAACAGATGTAAAAAATCAACTTGATACTATTTATAGATTTATTTTAGAAGAACAAAAAACAACAGAGATTAAATTAAAGAAAAATCTAAAACAAAGAGTAAATGAAGCTCATAGTATTGCTATGAATATTTACAATGAAAATAAGCATCTAAAAAAAGAAGTTGTTCAAAAGATGATAAAAGATGCTATTAGAAATATTAGGTTCAATGAAGGAAGAGGATATTTCTTTATCTATTCTTTTGATTATGAATGCATTTTATTACCTGTAGCAAAACATCTTGAAGGAAGTAGCTTTTATAACTTTAAAGATGGTGAAGGTAAATATCTAACTAGAAATATCATTAAAAGTCTTGAAAATAAAGATGAAAGCTTCCTAAAATGGTCTTATCATAAACCAAATGATATGAAAAACCAATATGAAAAAATAGGTTTCAATAAAAGATTTGAGCCATATGACTGGTATATAGGAACTGGTGAATATGTAGAAGACTTTGAAGGTGATATTCAAAAAGAAGTTTTACAATATATTGCAAATCAACAATTTAGTGATAACAACTATATTTTTATACTTGATTACAACTCAAACTATTTGGCACATAAAAACAAACATCTAATAGGAAAAAATGCAGTTGATATTTATGATAAAAAAGCATATAAAACTATTGAAAAGATAATAAATATTGCAAGAAAAGAAGGAACTGCTTATTTAGACTATACTCATATTAGACCTCTTACAAATAAAGAAGCTACAAAAACAAGTTATATAAGAGGTATTCAAAACTGGCAATGGGCTATGGGAATAGGCTTTTACCAAGAAGATGTAAATAAACTTATTAAGATACAAAAAGAAGTTTTAGATAAAAGATTTGAAGAAGACCTTTATAAACTTCTATTTTTGTCTTTATCATTAACTACTTTATTACTTGTATTATCAGTTAGAATTTCAAAGTTCCTAGAAACAAGATTTGCACAATATAGAAATCAAATAAAAGAACACCTAGAAGAAATAACTAATCAACAAAATATTTTAGCTCAACAATCAAAAATGGCAGCTATTGGTACTATGATTGGAAATATTGCACATCAATGGAGACAACCTTTATCTTTAATTTCAACTGCAGCAACAGGAATGAAACTAAAAAGAGAGATTGGAGATTTAAGTGATAAAGAGTTTAACGACAACCTAGAAT
The nucleotide sequence above comes from Arcobacter sp. F155. Encoded proteins:
- a CDS encoding cache domain-containing protein, which codes for MNNKNELLILNIIKYGPIVFILSLSVIISLTLYINYKSAFIEEKDLIEKEYVQRNRTDVKNQLDTIYRFILEEQKTTEIKLKKNLKQRVNEAHSIAMNIYNENKHLKKEVVQKMIKDAIRNIRFNEGRGYFFIYSFDYECILLPVAKHLEGSSFYNFKDGEGKYLTRNIIKSLENKDESFLKWSYHKPNDMKNQYEKIGFNKRFEPYDWYIGTGEYVEDFEGDIQKEVLQYIANQQFSDNNYIFILDYNSNYLAHKNKHLIGKNAVDIYDKKAYKTIEKIINIARKEGTAYLDYTHIRPLTNKEATKTSYIRGIQNWQWAMGIGFYQEDVNKLIKIQKEVLDKRFEEDLYKLLFLSLSLTTLLLVLSVRISKFLETRFAQYRNQIKEHLEEITNQQNILAQQSKMAAIGTMIGNIAHQWRQPLSLISTAATGMKLKREIGDLSDKEFNDNLEYINQSTQYLSKTIDDFRNFFSTNKVKKEFTIDEAFENTFNLIKVQFKNHQIEVIKDISDTQIYGIQTELVQVLINILNNSRDELIKISNEQRKLIFIKTFEKDEHLIIEILDNAGGIKKETLEHVFEPYFTTKGPAQGTGIGLYMSQEIIVKHMHGQILMENSTYNYEDKDYTGVKTIIKLNINK